In the Rhinoderma darwinii isolate aRhiDar2 chromosome 13, aRhiDar2.hap1, whole genome shotgun sequence genome, one interval contains:
- the PYCR1 gene encoding pyrroline-5-carboxylate reductase 1, mitochondrial has protein sequence MSVGFIGAGQLTYALVRGFTAAGVLAAHKITASSPETDLPTVARLRKLGINFTTSNKDTVKNSDVIFLAVKPPIIPFVLDEIGSDIEDRHMVVSCAAGVTISTIEKKLTVFHPAPKVIRCMTNTPVIVREGATVYATGTHAEVEDGKLLEQLMQSVGFCTEVEEDLIDAVTGLSGSGPAYAFTALDALADGGVKMGLPRRLAVRLGAQAMLGAAKMLLESEQHPGQLKDNVCSPGGATIHALHFLESGGFRSLLINAVEASCIRTRELQLYADQEKIPAAAIKKTTLSRVQQESPSVSTASPGVKVSLFNKTPGVKKF, from the exons ATGAGTGTGGGCTTTATTGGCGCAGGACAGCTGACCTATGCCCTAGTCAGGGGCTTCACTGCAGCAG GGGTATTGGCAGCACACAAGATCACTGCAAGCTCCCCGGAAACTGATCTGCCCACTGTGGCCAGACTGAGG AAACTTGGTATAAATTTCACCACCAGTAATAAGGacacggtgaagaacagtgatGTCATCTTCCTGGCTGTAAAACCTCCTATCATTCCCTTTGTGCTAGATGAGATTGGTTCTGATATTGAGGATCGTCACATGGTTGTGTCCTGTGCGGCTGGCGTCACTATTAGCACCATTGAGAAG AAACTGACCGtcttccatccagctccaaaagTGATTCGCTGTATGACCAATACTCCTGTGATCGTGCGAGAGGGGGCCACAGTGTACGCCACGGGGACCCACGCAGAGGTGGAAGATGGGAAGCTTCTAGAACAGTTGATGCAGAGTGTGGGCTTCTGTACTGAGGTGGAGGAAGACTTAATAGATGCCGTTACAGGACTGAGTGGAAGTGGGCCGGCTTAT gccTTCACCGCCCTGGATGCACTTGCAGATGGAGGGGTAAAGATGGGCCTTCCCAGGCGACTTGCGGTTCGTCTTGGAGCTCAGGCCATGCTG GGAGCAGCAAAGATGCTTTTGGAATCCGAGCAGCATCCAGGGCAGTTAAAGGACAATGTGTGCTCACCAGGGGGCGCTACCATTCATGCTCTGCACtttctggagagtggaggattccgtTCCCTTCTCATCAATGCCGTGGAGGCATCTTGCATCAGAACCAG GGAGCTCCAGCTGTACGCAGACCAGGAAAAAATCCCCGCAGCTGCCATCAAGAAGACCACTCTCAGCAGAGTTCAGCAGGAGTCCCCATCAGTTTCCACTGCCTCTCCAGGAGTCAAAGTCAGTCTCTTCAACAAGACCCCAGGAGTAAAGAAGTTCTGA